A single region of the Bacteroides luhongzhouii genome encodes:
- a CDS encoding DUF5131 family protein, with translation MGEKASMWNLWHGCHKLSEGCRHCYVYRTDGKYGKDSSVVIKTEKFDLPLQQKKNGTYKIPSGNLVYTCFTSDFLIEDADEWRAEAWEMMRIRQDLRFLFITKRIDRLQQCLPPDWGDGYENVTICCTMENQDRVDYRLPIYKEIPIKHKIIICEPLLSRIDFRGELGDWVEQVVAGGESGKEARICDYEWVLDIRQQCIDANVGFWFKQTGSYLLKEGHEYKIARQFQHSQARKAGLNYTPDKQEIKG, from the coding sequence ATGGGTGAAAAAGCTTCAATGTGGAATCTTTGGCACGGCTGTCACAAATTAAGTGAGGGCTGCCGACATTGTTATGTATACCGGACAGATGGTAAATATGGAAAAGACAGTTCGGTGGTGATAAAGACGGAAAAGTTTGATTTACCTTTGCAACAGAAAAAGAATGGTACATATAAGATACCTTCGGGGAATTTGGTATATACCTGTTTTACTTCCGATTTCCTTATTGAAGATGCTGATGAATGGCGTGCCGAAGCATGGGAAATGATGCGGATACGGCAGGATCTTCGTTTCCTCTTTATCACTAAGCGGATAGACAGGTTGCAACAGTGTCTGCCTCCGGATTGGGGCGATGGGTATGAGAACGTAACAATTTGCTGCACGATGGAGAATCAGGATAGAGTGGATTATCGTTTACCTATTTATAAAGAAATTCCTATTAAACATAAAATCATTATCTGCGAGCCGCTTCTTAGTCGGATTGATTTCAGAGGTGAATTAGGGGATTGGGTGGAACAGGTGGTTGCCGGAGGAGAGTCGGGAAAGGAAGCCCGGATATGTGATTACGAGTGGGTATTGGATATCCGGCAGCAATGTATCGATGCGAATGTCGGTTTTTGGTTTAAGCAGACTGGGAGTTATTTGCTGAAAGAGGGACATGAATACAAGATTGCCCGGCAGTTCCAACATTCGCAAGCGAGGAAGGCTGGGTTGAATTATACGCCTGATAAACAAGAAATAAAAGGTTAG